A portion of the Kribbella jejuensis genome contains these proteins:
- a CDS encoding (deoxy)nucleoside triphosphate pyrophosphohydrolase: protein MKTVVGVAVVEDGRVLAAYRPGPEGGWEFPGGKVEPGETDEQAAVREIREELDLEIKVGESLGAGVDISAEYRLHVYLATVLSGDPVLREHSELRWFAAAELDEADWLVPDRPFVRELRTRL, encoded by the coding sequence ATGAAGACGGTCGTGGGCGTGGCGGTAGTGGAGGACGGCCGGGTGCTGGCGGCGTACCGGCCTGGTCCCGAAGGTGGGTGGGAGTTCCCGGGCGGAAAGGTGGAGCCGGGGGAGACCGACGAGCAGGCCGCGGTACGGGAGATCCGCGAGGAACTCGACCTGGAGATCAAGGTCGGCGAGTCCCTCGGGGCGGGCGTGGACATCTCAGCGGAGTACCGGCTGCACGTCTATCTCGCGACAGTACTTTCCGGCGACCCGGTACTGCGGGAACACTCGGAGCTGCGGTGGTTCGCGGCCGCCGAGCTGGACGAGGCGGACTGGTTGGTCCCCGACCGTCCGTTCGTCCGGGAGCTCCGTACCAGGTTGTAA
- the mshB gene encoding N-acetyl-1-D-myo-inositol-2-amino-2-deoxy-alpha-D-glucopyranoside deacetylase, whose protein sequence is MVELAERRLLLVHAHPDDETINNGVTMARYVAEGAHVTLITCTLGEEGEVLVPELAHLAADQTDGLGRHRIGELANAMAELGVTDHRFLGEAGKYRDTGMIYNDEGNADVPPQTRKDSFWQADLVDAANDLVPVIRELRPQVLVTYDQWGNYGHPDHIKAHRVAMYAAALAAARSYREDLGPAWDIAKIYWTAMAESPMREQLRALRDAGDTTTFEGMDPDGPLPPMITPDRLIDCVIDGEEFLDRKMNAMKAHATQITVDGPFFALSNNNGNQIWASEPYRLVKGTPAPDEDGLEHDLFAGL, encoded by the coding sequence ATGGTTGAGCTTGCTGAGCGCCGGCTGTTGCTGGTGCACGCCCACCCCGACGACGAAACCATCAACAACGGCGTGACGATGGCGCGGTATGTCGCCGAGGGAGCGCACGTCACGCTGATCACCTGCACCCTCGGTGAGGAGGGCGAGGTCCTCGTCCCCGAGCTCGCGCACCTGGCCGCCGACCAGACCGACGGCCTCGGCCGGCACCGGATCGGTGAGCTGGCGAACGCGATGGCCGAGCTCGGTGTCACCGACCACCGCTTCCTCGGCGAGGCCGGGAAGTACCGCGACACCGGCATGATCTACAACGACGAGGGCAACGCGGACGTCCCGCCGCAGACCCGCAAGGACAGCTTCTGGCAGGCCGACCTGGTCGACGCCGCCAACGACCTGGTCCCGGTCATCCGTGAGCTGCGCCCGCAGGTCCTGGTCACCTACGACCAGTGGGGCAACTACGGCCACCCGGACCACATCAAGGCGCACCGGGTCGCGATGTACGCCGCCGCGCTGGCCGCCGCCCGGTCCTACCGGGAGGATCTCGGCCCGGCCTGGGACATCGCGAAGATCTACTGGACGGCGATGGCCGAGTCGCCGATGCGCGAGCAGCTGCGGGCGCTCCGGGACGCCGGCGACACCACGACGTTCGAGGGGATGGACCCGGACGGCCCGCTGCCGCCGATGATCACGCCGGACCGGCTGATCGACTGCGTGATCGACGGCGAGGAGTTCCTCGACCGGAAGATGAACGCGATGAAGGCGCACGCCACCCAGATCACCGTCGACGGCCCGTTCTTCGCGCTGTCGAACAACAACGGCAACCAGATCTGGGCGTCCGAGCCGTACCGGCTGGTCAAGGGGACCCCGGCTCCGGACGAGGACGGTCTGGAACACGATCTGTTCGCCGGACTCTGA
- a CDS encoding flavin reductase family protein, with protein MSFKAALGQFASGITVMSTLQDGVAHAMTANAFTSVSLDPPLVLVCVDKGVRMHAAVLDCGFWAISVLAGDQQPIAERFARSGRDLYSQFDGIGTTAGPKTGCPTVDGALSWLECRTWATYDGGDHTIVVGEVLSLGTGPATDPGALLYYSGNYRELPGN; from the coding sequence GTGTCATTCAAAGCTGCGCTCGGGCAGTTCGCGTCCGGAATCACGGTCATGAGCACGCTGCAGGACGGCGTCGCGCACGCGATGACCGCGAACGCGTTCACGTCGGTGTCGCTCGATCCGCCGCTCGTGCTGGTCTGCGTCGACAAGGGCGTCCGCATGCACGCCGCCGTACTGGACTGCGGCTTCTGGGCGATCTCCGTGCTGGCCGGGGATCAGCAGCCGATCGCGGAGCGGTTCGCCCGCTCCGGCCGCGACCTGTACAGCCAGTTCGACGGCATCGGTACGACGGCCGGCCCGAAGACGGGCTGTCCGACCGTCGACGGGGCCCTGTCCTGGCTCGAGTGCCGTACGTGGGCGACGTACGACGGGGGAGACCACACGATCGTGGTGGGTGAGGTGCTGAGCCTCGGCACCGGCCCGGCGACCGATCCCGGAGCGTTGCTGTACTACTCCGGTAACTATCGGGAACTGCCCGGAAACTGA
- a CDS encoding type II toxin-antitoxin system PemK/MazF family toxin has translation MADHVVERPEYAGDFEGTVHVQYTPHPDDGVADPGEIVWTWVPFEEDHTRGKDRPVLVVGWDEPYLLALILTSKDHDRDAADEARWGRVWMDIGSGLWDKEHRRSEVRLDRVLRIDPRQVRREGAVIEEALFDQVAAELHKLHRS, from the coding sequence ATGGCGGATCACGTGGTTGAGCGGCCGGAGTACGCGGGGGATTTCGAGGGCACGGTGCACGTGCAGTACACGCCGCATCCGGACGACGGGGTGGCGGATCCGGGCGAGATCGTCTGGACCTGGGTGCCGTTCGAGGAGGATCACACCCGCGGCAAGGACCGGCCGGTGCTGGTGGTCGGCTGGGACGAGCCCTACCTGCTGGCGCTGATCCTGACCAGCAAGGACCACGACCGCGACGCCGCCGACGAGGCGCGCTGGGGCCGGGTCTGGATGGACATCGGCAGCGGCCTGTGGGACAAGGAGCACCGCCGCAGCGAGGTGCGCCTGGACCGGGTGCTGCGGATCGACCCGCGGCAGGTCCGCCGCGAGGGCGCGGTCATCGAGGAGGCCCTCTTCGACCAGGTCGCGGCGGAACTACACAAACTGCACCGCAGTTAG
- the fdxA gene encoding ferredoxin yields MTYVIAQPCVDLKDLACVEECPVDCIYEGNRMLYIHPDECVDCGACEPVCPVEAIYYEDDTPEQWKDYYTANVDFFNDLGSPGGASKLGKIDKDHPFIAALPPQEHDE; encoded by the coding sequence GTGACCTACGTCATCGCGCAGCCGTGTGTTGACCTGAAGGACCTCGCGTGCGTCGAGGAATGCCCTGTCGACTGCATCTACGAGGGCAACCGGATGCTGTACATCCACCCCGACGAGTGCGTCGACTGCGGAGCCTGCGAGCCGGTCTGCCCGGTGGAGGCGATCTACTACGAGGACGACACCCCGGAGCAGTGGAAGGACTACTACACCGCGAACGTCGACTTCTTCAACGACCTCGGCTCACCGGGCGGTGCGTCCAAACTCGGCAAGATCGACAAGGACCACCCGTTCATCGCCGCCCTCCCCCCGCAGGAGCACGACGAATAA
- a CDS encoding MFS transporter yields MDVLTIRNRGAVLAVLLTGQFMANIDTAVANIAGPSIGNDLRASPGAVGLVVSGYVIAFAVLLITGARLGTSLGYRRTFLLGLTVFTTASLACGLAPGIATLVGARFVQGAGAALMVPQVLSGIQLHFRGRDRLKALGYFSIALSGGAVAGQLLGGVLIAANLFDTGWRPIFLVNVPIGIALAVAGRRLLPPDPPGRRDRLDLGGVLALCTTVLLVVVPLLLGAERGWPTWSWLCLLLSLPALALFEYGERRTAARGGRPLIAREVLASRSVRAGLLAHGCTSGSYFALLFVLALYLQGGLHKGPAYSGFAMVVWVAAFGLAGPVLPRLRRGVRWMPVVGCVVLALGYLCVLTYLLLGGRSGPLLFVLLGVGGTGLGISANTLIGAVTSSLSPEYAADLSGVVATNAQLSGALGVAVAGSTYTALDADPGRALSVVLAGFVVLALVGAGAAQRLVRYR; encoded by the coding sequence ATGGACGTGCTCACCATTCGCAACCGGGGCGCGGTGCTCGCCGTGCTGCTCACCGGTCAGTTCATGGCCAACATCGACACCGCGGTGGCGAACATCGCCGGCCCGTCGATCGGGAACGACCTGCGCGCGTCGCCGGGGGCGGTCGGCCTGGTCGTCTCCGGGTACGTCATCGCGTTCGCGGTGCTGCTGATCACCGGCGCCCGGCTCGGTACGTCGCTCGGGTACCGGCGGACGTTCCTGCTCGGGCTGACCGTGTTCACCACGGCCTCGCTCGCCTGCGGCCTCGCGCCCGGGATCGCCACGCTGGTCGGCGCTCGCTTCGTCCAGGGTGCAGGAGCCGCGCTGATGGTGCCGCAGGTACTCAGCGGCATCCAGCTGCACTTCCGCGGCCGGGACCGCCTCAAAGCGCTCGGGTACTTCTCGATCGCGCTCTCCGGCGGCGCTGTGGCCGGTCAGCTGCTCGGCGGCGTGCTGATCGCCGCGAACCTGTTCGATACCGGCTGGCGGCCGATCTTCCTGGTGAACGTCCCGATCGGGATCGCACTGGCTGTGGCCGGGCGCAGGCTGCTCCCACCGGATCCGCCGGGTCGCCGCGATCGCCTGGACCTGGGCGGCGTACTCGCCTTGTGTACAACGGTTCTGCTCGTCGTCGTGCCGCTCCTGCTCGGTGCGGAACGCGGTTGGCCCACATGGTCCTGGCTGTGCCTTCTGCTGAGTCTCCCGGCTCTTGCGCTCTTCGAGTACGGCGAACGGCGCACGGCTGCTCGTGGTGGACGTCCGTTGATCGCCCGTGAAGTGCTGGCAAGCCGGTCCGTCCGGGCTGGTCTGCTGGCGCATGGCTGTACGAGTGGCTCGTACTTCGCACTGCTCTTCGTGCTGGCGCTGTACCTGCAGGGCGGTCTGCACAAGGGCCCCGCGTACTCCGGGTTCGCCATGGTGGTCTGGGTGGCCGCTTTTGGGCTGGCGGGGCCCGTGCTTCCAAGACTGCGCAGGGGAGTGCGGTGGATGCCTGTCGTGGGCTGTGTGGTGCTGGCTCTGGGTTACTTGTGCGTGCTGACGTACCTGCTGCTTGGCGGGCGTAGCGGGCCGTTGTTGTTCGTGCTGCTCGGGGTTGGTGGGACAGGGCTTGGGATCAGCGCCAACACGTTGATCGGTGCTGTGACGTCCAGCCTGTCGCCGGAGTACGCGGCTGATCTGTCTGGCGTGGTGGCTACCAATGCTCAGCTCTCCGGTGCGCTGGGGGTTGCTGTGGCGGGTTCTACCTACACTGCGCTCGACGCTGATCCCGGGCGGGCGTTGAGCGTCGTGCTAGCCGGGTTCGTCGTGCTGGCGCTCGTGGGTGCCGGTGCGGCTCAGCGGTTGGTCAGGTACCGGTAG
- the dapD gene encoding 2,3,4,5-tetrahydropyridine-2,6-dicarboxylate N-succinyltransferase, translating into MTDNAWGFGLATVTTAGDVLDVWYPAPALGTRPDDAKAPAELVAAEGNDDLRRVRRQVVVTEITLDQAPSGTADAYLRLHLLSHRLVRPHGVNLDGIFGALPNNAWTSLGPVPVEEIENVRLRTRAAGQHLSVTSVDKFPRMTDYVVPSGVRIGDADRVRLGAHLASGTTVMHEGFVNYNAGTLGTSMVEGRIVAGVVVDDGSDIGAGASIMGTLSGGGKHVISIGKRCLLGANGGTGISLGDDCVVEAGLYVTAGTKVTLPDGSVVKARELSGQPGLLFIRNSVTGAVEARPRTGEGITLNEALHANA; encoded by the coding sequence ATGACCGACAACGCCTGGGGCTTCGGCCTCGCCACCGTTACGACCGCCGGTGACGTCCTCGATGTCTGGTACCCGGCGCCCGCGCTCGGGACCCGGCCGGACGACGCCAAGGCCCCGGCCGAGCTGGTCGCCGCCGAGGGGAACGACGACCTCCGGCGGGTGCGGCGTCAGGTGGTCGTGACCGAGATCACCCTGGACCAGGCCCCGAGCGGTACGGCGGACGCGTACCTGCGGCTGCACCTGCTCAGCCACCGCCTGGTCCGCCCGCACGGCGTGAACCTGGACGGCATCTTCGGCGCGCTGCCGAACAACGCGTGGACGTCGCTCGGCCCGGTCCCGGTCGAGGAGATCGAGAACGTCCGGCTCCGTACCCGTGCTGCCGGGCAGCACCTGAGCGTGACCAGCGTCGACAAGTTCCCGCGGATGACGGATTACGTCGTTCCGTCCGGGGTCCGGATCGGCGACGCGGACCGGGTCCGGCTGGGCGCGCACCTGGCGTCCGGGACCACCGTCATGCACGAGGGGTTCGTGAACTACAACGCCGGCACCCTCGGTACGTCGATGGTCGAGGGCCGGATCGTGGCCGGCGTGGTGGTCGACGACGGCAGCGACATCGGCGCGGGCGCCTCGATCATGGGCACGCTGTCCGGCGGCGGCAAGCACGTCATCTCGATCGGCAAGCGCTGCCTGCTCGGCGCGAACGGCGGTACCGGGATCTCGCTCGGCGACGACTGCGTGGTCGAGGCCGGGCTGTACGTGACGGCCGGCACGAAGGTGACCCTTCCGGACGGCAGCGTGGTCAAGGCCCGCGAGCTGTCCGGGCAGCCCGGTCTGCTGTTCATCCGCAACTCGGTCACCGGCGCCGTCGAGGCCCGCCCGCGCACCGGCGAAGGCATCACGCTCAACGAGGCACTGCACGCCAACGCCTGA
- a CDS encoding phosphotransferase family protein, whose protein sequence is MVPGWIPRDVVLDVTAAPELEAVHAELLRQWSSSEVWRLSYGLRSVIAKRATGSQAGEEAAYQRYVVPLGLPAPELLYGADGVIVLSDVGRVTLEQEPTADGFLAAAELVARIHTAPVDGPPGFPPERVKELAGWVELDLEPLVEALERLHQDAPLGVVHGDFVPKNLVTDGTRWTAVDWPLAYLAPHLSDLYTLIRDAVALGYERGPILARYVEVSGTDPFLVDRQLLVGGACFCLLAATFVMAEGVRTIPGSEDWIAPLLAELAELVEQLA, encoded by the coding sequence ATGGTTCCTGGCTGGATTCCGCGGGACGTGGTGCTCGATGTGACGGCGGCGCCGGAGCTGGAGGCGGTCCACGCGGAGCTGTTGCGGCAGTGGAGTTCGTCGGAGGTCTGGCGGCTGTCGTACGGGTTGCGCAGCGTCATCGCGAAGCGCGCGACCGGCAGCCAGGCGGGCGAAGAGGCTGCTTATCAGCGGTACGTCGTACCGCTCGGTCTGCCGGCGCCGGAGTTGCTGTACGGCGCTGACGGCGTGATCGTGCTGTCCGACGTCGGCCGGGTGACGCTGGAACAGGAGCCGACCGCGGACGGGTTCCTGGCCGCTGCGGAACTGGTGGCGCGGATCCACACCGCGCCGGTGGACGGGCCGCCCGGGTTCCCGCCGGAGCGGGTGAAGGAGCTCGCCGGGTGGGTCGAGCTCGATCTGGAGCCGTTGGTCGAGGCGCTCGAACGGTTGCACCAGGACGCGCCGCTCGGCGTGGTGCACGGGGACTTCGTCCCGAAGAACCTGGTCACGGACGGCACACGGTGGACCGCGGTCGACTGGCCGTTGGCGTACCTCGCGCCGCACCTGAGCGACTTGTACACGCTGATCCGTGACGCCGTTGCCCTCGGCTACGAACGCGGCCCGATCCTCGCGCGGTATGTCGAGGTGTCGGGAACCGATCCGTTTCTGGTGGATCGGCAACTGCTCGTCGGCGGAGCGTGCTTCTGCCTGCTCGCGGCGACATTCGTGATGGCGGAGGGCGTCCGGACGATCCCCGGCTCGGAGGACTGGATCGCCCCGCTGCTCGCCGAACTCGCAGAGCTGGTGGAGCAACTGGCGTGA
- a CDS encoding GNAT family N-acetyltransferase, with amino-acid sequence MSGLGVRDIGHRVVVRHRIPGGLTDVIGVLQACTPDLVTVRHADSTLHEIPPADVTAAKRIPEMPLRPVDVDQLFLTTALGRPAAETAHLGQWLLRASAGWTGRANSLLTAGDPGIPLAEALQQTERFYREHNLPPQVQVRIGSPPDQEIRALGWVDARPEQSDVLVMHTTLDHVNELPTYDVELTERPDAAWYAAAFEGPVPEVAPKVLEGAAKAVFASVTTAGQVVAVGRGSMTGHWLGVDSIRVADGFRRRGLGTAIVQGLARWAGPHGGRRTYLEVLLENTAALATYTHLGYQEAYRYRYLTNR; translated from the coding sequence GTGTCAGGCCTCGGTGTCCGTGATATCGGCCACCGTGTCGTCGTCCGGCACCGGATCCCCGGCGGCCTGACCGACGTGATCGGGGTCCTGCAGGCCTGTACACCGGATCTCGTCACCGTCCGCCACGCCGACAGTACGCTGCACGAGATCCCGCCCGCCGACGTGACCGCGGCCAAGCGGATCCCGGAGATGCCGCTCCGCCCGGTCGACGTCGACCAACTCTTCCTGACCACCGCCCTGGGCCGGCCGGCCGCGGAGACCGCCCACCTCGGCCAGTGGTTGCTCCGAGCATCAGCAGGCTGGACCGGCCGCGCGAACTCCCTCCTCACTGCGGGCGACCCCGGCATCCCCCTCGCCGAGGCCCTCCAGCAAACCGAGCGCTTCTATCGGGAACACAACCTCCCACCACAGGTGCAGGTACGCATCGGCAGCCCTCCCGACCAAGAGATCCGGGCTCTCGGGTGGGTGGACGCCCGCCCCGAGCAGTCCGACGTACTCGTCATGCACACCACCCTCGACCACGTGAACGAGTTGCCGACGTACGACGTAGAGCTCACCGAACGGCCGGATGCGGCGTGGTACGCGGCTGCCTTCGAGGGCCCGGTACCGGAAGTTGCTCCGAAGGTGCTCGAAGGTGCGGCGAAGGCGGTGTTTGCGTCGGTCACCACCGCCGGCCAAGTGGTTGCGGTGGGCCGGGGCTCGATGACCGGGCATTGGCTGGGAGTGGACTCGATCCGGGTGGCGGACGGGTTCCGGCGGCGGGGGCTCGGTACGGCGATCGTGCAAGGCCTCGCGCGCTGGGCCGGGCCTCACGGCGGCCGCCGTACCTATCTGGAAGTCCTCCTGGAGAACACCGCCGCCCTGGCGACGTACACCCACCTCGGCTACCAAGAGGCCTACCGCTACCGGTACCTGACCAACCGCTGA
- a CDS encoding LuxR C-terminal-related transcriptional regulator, translating into MSVYPAVQVLRKEDFAPELVCEVYELGSHRRTPAVIKELTSRQVAIGRMMSTGAKDAAIARDLGLSLRTVRAEISALIKGLGAKSRFQAGCLLVRRFG; encoded by the coding sequence ATGTCGGTGTACCCGGCAGTCCAGGTGCTACGCAAGGAAGACTTCGCACCGGAGCTGGTCTGCGAGGTCTACGAGCTCGGTTCGCACCGGCGGACGCCTGCCGTGATCAAGGAGCTGACCAGCCGCCAGGTCGCCATCGGCCGGATGATGTCGACCGGCGCGAAGGACGCCGCGATCGCCCGCGACCTCGGGCTCTCACTGCGGACCGTGCGCGCCGAGATCAGCGCGCTGATCAAGGGGCTGGGCGCGAAGTCGCGGTTCCAGGCCGGTTGCCTGCTGGTCCGCCGGTTCGGCTGA
- a CDS encoding VanW family protein, translating to MGRKQLAGIIAAAGLGVIVVGYGAAFAFAGSKIPSGTTVLGIGIGGLSKDAAQAKLSDGLKDRVAAPIALTAGGSKFQVVPADAGLSVDIGKTVDAAGAGRSLSPARIWHALTGGDAVEPVVTKDDAKLKAAVDKLAGQVNRKATEGTITFTGTKPVKHEPAEGLELDTAKATGAVLAAYPSDGDATDLPVSTTKPQAASEAIDKAVTEFAEPAMSGPVRLSVGSKSVDLEPAELAPALSVTVQEGRVIPALNTKKLEPLFQARFKTLETLPKDATVQIVGAAPKVVPAVDGLVVDRAKVGAAILLVLPKPQGERRAVVPLTQTKAAFTTEAATALGIKEKMGEFQTEFPDAAYRNINIGTAARKINGTLLKPNETFSLNKIVGERTKENGFTEGYIISGGKFEKDLGGGVSQSATTTFNAAFFAGLKILEHKAHSVYISRYPVGREATVAWGSVDLKFLNDSGHGILVQTIFKASTPGSKGSIRVIIWGTKFWDVTAGQSEKSNIRQPKVVYNTAAKCEPQAPTPGFDITIYRYMARNGVRQKTEQFTTKYNAADDIRCGPKPGTTVTPPPGTTTPGRKPS from the coding sequence GTGGGGAGAAAGCAGCTCGCGGGGATCATCGCCGCCGCAGGGCTCGGTGTGATCGTTGTCGGGTACGGTGCCGCGTTCGCGTTCGCGGGCTCCAAGATCCCGTCCGGCACGACCGTGCTCGGGATCGGTATCGGTGGGCTCTCCAAGGACGCCGCGCAGGCGAAGCTGTCCGACGGTCTCAAGGACCGGGTGGCCGCGCCGATCGCGCTGACCGCCGGCGGGTCCAAGTTCCAGGTGGTACCGGCCGACGCCGGGCTGTCGGTCGACATCGGCAAGACCGTCGACGCGGCCGGAGCGGGTCGCAGTCTGTCGCCGGCCCGGATCTGGCACGCCCTCACCGGCGGCGACGCCGTCGAGCCGGTGGTGACGAAGGACGACGCGAAGCTCAAGGCCGCCGTCGACAAGTTGGCCGGCCAGGTGAACCGGAAGGCCACCGAGGGCACGATCACCTTCACCGGGACCAAGCCGGTCAAGCACGAGCCGGCGGAGGGCCTGGAGCTCGACACCGCGAAGGCGACCGGCGCGGTGCTGGCGGCGTACCCCTCGGACGGCGACGCCACGGACCTGCCGGTCAGCACGACGAAGCCGCAGGCCGCTTCCGAGGCCATCGACAAGGCGGTCACGGAGTTCGCCGAGCCGGCGATGTCCGGACCGGTGCGGCTGAGCGTCGGTTCGAAGTCGGTGGATCTCGAGCCTGCCGAGCTGGCCCCGGCGCTGTCGGTCACGGTCCAGGAGGGCCGGGTCATTCCGGCGCTGAACACCAAGAAGCTCGAGCCGCTGTTCCAGGCGCGCTTCAAGACCCTCGAGACGCTGCCGAAGGACGCCACGGTGCAGATCGTCGGCGCCGCCCCGAAGGTGGTACCGGCGGTCGACGGGCTGGTCGTCGACCGGGCCAAGGTCGGTGCGGCCATCCTCTTGGTGCTGCCGAAGCCGCAGGGCGAGCGGCGGGCCGTCGTACCGCTGACGCAGACCAAGGCGGCGTTCACCACCGAGGCGGCGACCGCGCTCGGGATCAAGGAGAAGATGGGCGAGTTCCAGACCGAGTTCCCGGACGCGGCCTATCGCAACATCAACATCGGTACGGCGGCGCGCAAGATCAACGGCACGCTGCTGAAGCCGAACGAGACGTTCAGCCTGAACAAGATCGTCGGCGAGCGGACCAAGGAGAACGGGTTCACCGAGGGCTACATCATCAGCGGCGGGAAGTTCGAGAAGGACCTCGGCGGTGGTGTCTCGCAGTCCGCGACCACGACGTTCAACGCAGCGTTCTTCGCCGGGCTGAAGATCCTCGAGCACAAGGCGCACAGCGTCTACATCAGCCGCTACCCGGTCGGCCGTGAGGCGACCGTGGCGTGGGGCTCGGTGGACCTGAAGTTCCTGAACGACTCCGGCCACGGCATCCTCGTGCAGACGATCTTCAAGGCGTCGACGCCGGGCTCCAAGGGCAGCATCCGGGTGATCATCTGGGGCACGAAGTTCTGGGACGTCACCGCGGGGCAGTCGGAGAAGTCGAACATCCGGCAGCCGAAGGTCGTGTACAACACCGCCGCCAAGTGCGAGCCGCAGGCGCCGACGCCGGGCTTCGACATCACGATCTACCGGTACATGGCGCGGAACGGCGTCCGGCAGAAGACCGAGCAGTTCACCACCAAGTACAACGCGGCCGACGACATCCGCTGCGGTCCCAAACCCGGGACCACCGTGACGCCGCCGCCGGGGACGACCACGCCCGGCCGGAAGCCCAGCTAA
- a CDS encoding DMT family transporter, whose amino-acid sequence MSGDQQRSGQRAGPGFRLAAGALFVSVSSVLIDLARTTPGTASFYRCALSLPLLAVVALVERHHGRALGRAEVLISLVAGVFFAGDMLLWTRAIEEVGAGLSTVVVNVQVVGVPLLAWAIDGETVPRRFIACVPVMLVGVALTAGLVGGGTTGTDPVWGTVHAVLAAACYSVFLYLLRRNGSTGRPVQNYFVVIASAGLVSLVAGWFWRGVDLTPGFRVIGWLIGVAVAGTVVGWLLVAMNSSKLPSHVGAALLMLTPVGALVLGTVVLHERPTWLQLTGCVLIVAGAYLSGNRLRVRRTDRVPDRPRPEPGSP is encoded by the coding sequence ATGTCTGGTGACCAGCAACGTTCCGGACAGCGGGCCGGGCCTGGGTTCCGGCTCGCTGCCGGGGCGTTGTTCGTGTCGGTCTCTTCGGTGCTGATCGACCTCGCCCGCACCACACCGGGAACGGCCAGCTTCTATCGCTGCGCTCTGTCGCTACCGCTGCTCGCGGTGGTCGCACTAGTCGAGCGACATCACGGCCGGGCGCTCGGCCGTGCCGAGGTGCTGATCAGCCTGGTCGCCGGTGTCTTCTTCGCGGGCGACATGTTGCTCTGGACCCGGGCGATCGAGGAGGTCGGCGCGGGCCTGTCGACCGTGGTCGTGAACGTCCAGGTGGTCGGCGTACCGCTGCTGGCCTGGGCGATCGACGGCGAGACCGTCCCGCGACGCTTCATCGCCTGCGTCCCCGTGATGCTCGTGGGCGTCGCACTGACCGCGGGACTCGTCGGCGGTGGCACCACCGGTACGGATCCGGTCTGGGGCACGGTCCACGCCGTCCTGGCGGCCGCGTGCTACTCGGTCTTCCTCTATCTGCTGCGCCGCAACGGCTCGACGGGGCGGCCGGTGCAGAACTACTTCGTCGTGATCGCGTCGGCGGGACTGGTCTCGCTGGTGGCCGGATGGTTCTGGCGCGGCGTCGATCTCACGCCGGGTTTCCGGGTCATCGGCTGGCTCATCGGTGTAGCCGTCGCCGGCACGGTGGTCGGTTGGCTGCTCGTGGCGATGAACTCGTCCAAGCTCCCGAGCCACGTCGGCGCGGCGCTGTTGATGCTGACGCCGGTGGGCGCGCTCGTGCTCGGCACCGTGGTGCTGCACGAGCGGCCGACCTGGCTCCAACTGACCGGCTGTGTGCTGATCGTCGCCGGCGCCTATCTGTCCGGCAACCGGCTCAGAGTCCGGCGAACAGATCGTGTTCCAGACCGTCCTCGTCCGGAGCCGGGGTCCCCTTGA